In the genome of Luteitalea sp., one region contains:
- a CDS encoding VWA domain-containing protein, protein MRSPMLRGWIGLTIALVTFAGSPLDGQRPAFRSGVDLVVLNVTVTKPGESYVVDLEQEDFVVLEDGRRQAVSFFTKPRVPLALALLLDTSASMQQALPIAQEAAAGFVKELGPNDLGTAISFDSRLRILHGPSPSRIALEAAIRSTTADGATSLYDAIYVMLKELNKMRPKNRAIAERRPVMVVFSDGEDTSSLVSLDDVLDLATRSDTIIYSIGLGRPQLAPMSWNPRDAPYVLRRLSQQTGGRVFFPRDPKDLEGIYSDIKEELASQYLLAYQPATRQNNGEWRNISVQLSQGGLMARTKRGYYDDDATQ, encoded by the coding sequence ATGAGGAGCCCCATGCTGCGCGGTTGGATCGGACTCACGATCGCGTTGGTGACGTTTGCGGGATCGCCGCTCGACGGTCAGCGTCCCGCATTTCGCAGCGGCGTCGATCTGGTTGTGTTGAACGTCACGGTCACGAAGCCCGGAGAGAGCTACGTCGTCGATCTCGAGCAGGAGGACTTCGTCGTCCTCGAAGACGGCCGCCGGCAGGCTGTGAGCTTCTTCACCAAGCCGCGCGTCCCGCTGGCGCTCGCGCTGCTCCTCGATACGAGCGCGAGCATGCAGCAGGCGCTGCCGATTGCGCAGGAGGCTGCCGCTGGCTTCGTAAAGGAGCTGGGGCCGAACGATCTCGGCACGGCAATTAGCTTCGACAGCCGGCTCAGGATCCTCCATGGACCATCGCCGAGCCGGATCGCGCTCGAAGCGGCAATTCGCAGCACCACAGCTGATGGCGCGACCTCGCTCTACGACGCGATATACGTCATGCTGAAAGAGCTGAACAAGATGCGGCCCAAGAACCGCGCGATCGCCGAACGCCGCCCCGTGATGGTGGTCTTCTCGGATGGCGAAGACACGTCGAGCCTGGTCAGCCTCGACGATGTGCTCGATCTGGCCACTCGCTCGGACACGATCATCTACAGCATCGGGTTGGGTCGACCGCAGTTGGCGCCGATGTCCTGGAACCCGCGCGATGCGCCATACGTGCTGCGACGCCTCTCGCAGCAAACTGGCGGTCGCGTGTTCTTTCCCCGAGACCCCAAGGATCTCGAGGGCATCTATAGCGACATCAAGGAAGAGCTCGCGAGTCAGTATTTGCTCGCCTACCAGCCGGCAACTCGGCAGAACAACGGCGAGTGGCGCAACATCTCGGTTCAGCTGAGCCAAGGTGGGCTCATGGCGCGCACGAAGCGAGGCTACTACGACGACGACGCCACCCAGTAG